One genomic segment of Nocardia spumae includes these proteins:
- the priA gene encoding bifunctional 1-(5-phosphoribosyl)-5-((5-phosphoribosylamino)methylideneamino)imidazole-4-carboxamide isomerase/phosphoribosylanthranilate isomerase PriA — translation MSLVLLPAVDVANGEAVRLVQGEAGSETGYGAPRDAALAWQEAGAEWVHLVDLDAAFGRGSNRELLAEVVGELDVKVELSGGIRDDESLKAAMATGCARVNLGTAALEDPQWCARAIADYGDRVAVGLDVRIIDGEYRLRGRGWVSDGGDLWEVLERLERDGCSRYVVTDVSKDGTLQGPNLDILRQVCSATDAPVIASGGVSALDDLRAIAGLVPEGVEGAIVGKALYAGRFTLPEALAAVR, via the coding sequence GTGAGTCTTGTGCTGCTACCCGCCGTCGATGTCGCCAATGGTGAGGCCGTGCGCCTGGTCCAGGGGGAGGCCGGTAGCGAAACCGGCTACGGCGCCCCCCGGGACGCCGCGCTGGCCTGGCAGGAGGCGGGGGCCGAGTGGGTGCATCTGGTGGATCTGGACGCGGCGTTCGGGCGCGGATCCAACCGTGAGCTGCTCGCCGAGGTGGTCGGTGAACTGGATGTGAAGGTCGAACTGTCCGGGGGCATCCGTGACGACGAGTCGCTGAAGGCCGCGATGGCCACCGGCTGTGCCCGGGTCAACCTGGGCACCGCGGCCCTGGAGGATCCGCAGTGGTGCGCTCGCGCGATCGCCGATTACGGCGACCGGGTCGCGGTCGGCCTGGATGTGCGGATCATCGATGGTGAATACCGATTGCGGGGCCGTGGCTGGGTCAGCGACGGCGGCGATCTGTGGGAGGTCCTCGAGCGCCTCGAGCGCGACGGCTGCTCCCGCTACGTGGTCACCGACGTCAGCAAGGACGGCACCCTGCAGGGCCCGAACCTGGATATCCTGCGGCAGGTGTGCTCGGCCACCGATGCGCCGGTGATCGCCTCCGGTGGCGTCTCCGCTCTCGACGATCTGCGGGCCATCGCCGGACTGGTACCCGAGGGCGTCGAAGGCGCGATCGTCGGAAAAGCCTTGTACGCCGGGCGTTTCACCCTGCCCGAGGCCCTGGCCGCGGTTCGCTGA
- the hisH gene encoding imidazole glycerol phosphate synthase subunit HisH gives MSASVVLLDYGSGNLHSAARALARTGAEVTVTADPRVALNADGLVVPGVGAFAACMAGLREVRGERIIGTRLAGGRPVLGICVGMQIMFERGVEFGVEAEGCGQWPGTVERLPAQVLPHMGWNTVTAPADSVLFAGMDPATRFYFVHSYAAQKWEWDDNGTIAPAKLIWAEHGGPFLAAVENGPLCATQFHPEKSGDAGAQLLRNWVGSL, from the coding sequence GTGAGCGCTTCGGTCGTGTTGCTGGACTACGGTTCCGGCAATCTGCATTCGGCCGCCCGTGCCCTGGCCCGGACCGGCGCCGAGGTGACCGTCACCGCCGATCCGCGGGTCGCGCTGAACGCCGACGGTCTGGTGGTGCCCGGCGTCGGCGCCTTCGCCGCGTGCATGGCGGGGCTGCGCGAGGTACGGGGTGAGCGGATCATCGGCACCCGGCTCGCGGGTGGCCGGCCGGTCCTGGGCATCTGCGTCGGTATGCAGATCATGTTCGAGCGCGGCGTCGAATTCGGCGTCGAGGCCGAGGGCTGCGGCCAGTGGCCGGGAACGGTGGAACGCCTTCCCGCGCAGGTACTTCCGCATATGGGCTGGAATACCGTCACCGCGCCCGCCGACAGTGTGCTGTTCGCCGGAATGGATCCCGCGACGCGCTTCTACTTCGTGCATTCCTACGCCGCCCAGAAATGGGAGTGGGACGACAACGGCACCATCGCTCCGGCGAAGCTGATCTGGGCCGAGCACGGTGGACCCTTCCTGGCGGCGGTGGAGAACGGGCCGCTGTGTGCCACCCAGTTCCATCCGGAGAAGTCCGGGGACGCCGGTGCGCAGCTGCTGCGCAACTGGGTCGGCTCGCTGTAG
- the hisB gene encoding imidazoleglycerol-phosphate dehydratase HisB has translation MNRTARVERTTRESSIVVELNLDGTGRTDISTGVPFYDHMLTAFGQHGSFDLTVQAKGDIEIEAHHTVEDTAIVIGQALGQALGDKAGIRRFGDCYIPMDETLAHAVVDVSGRPYCVHDGEPERLLHTVIPSAGPGASYSTVLNRHVFESIALNARIALHVRVLYGRDQHHITEAEFKAVARALRAAVEPDPRVTGVPSTKGTL, from the coding sequence ATGAACCGAACCGCACGGGTGGAGCGGACCACCCGCGAGTCCAGTATCGTCGTCGAGCTGAACCTCGACGGCACCGGCCGCACCGACATCAGCACCGGCGTCCCGTTCTACGACCACATGCTGACCGCGTTCGGTCAGCACGGCAGCTTCGACCTGACCGTGCAGGCGAAGGGCGATATCGAGATCGAGGCACATCACACGGTCGAGGACACCGCGATCGTCATCGGCCAGGCCCTGGGGCAGGCACTCGGCGACAAGGCGGGCATCCGCCGCTTCGGCGACTGCTACATCCCGATGGACGAGACCCTGGCCCACGCGGTGGTGGATGTGTCGGGACGGCCCTATTGCGTGCACGACGGTGAGCCGGAACGCCTGCTGCACACGGTGATTCCCAGCGCGGGGCCCGGCGCCTCCTATTCGACGGTGCTCAATCGCCATGTCTTCGAATCCATCGCGCTCAACGCCCGCATCGCACTGCATGTGCGGGTGCTCTACGGTCGCGATCAGCATCACATCACCGAGGCCGAGTTCAAGGCCGTCGCCCGCGCACTGCGCGCCGCCGTCGAACCCGACCCGCGAGTCACGGGTGTGCCGTCCACGAAGGGAACGTTGTGA
- a CDS encoding histidinol-phosphate transaminase produces the protein MTDTTVGAQAPAVPGAGATLDDLPLRENLRGKSPYGAPQLTVPVQLNTNENPHPPSRALIDDVAESIRAAAADLHRYPDRDAVALRADLAAYLTRQTGVAVDTANVWAANGSNEILQQLLQAFGGPGRSALGFVPSYSMHPIISEGIDTEWVEAKRNADFSLDIDYAVSVIADRRPDVVFVTSPNNPTGHSIALDGLERVLEAAPGIVVVDEAYGEFSAVPSALALIDRYPAKLVVSRTMSKAFAFAGGRLGYLVAAPAVIEAMLLVRLPYHLSVVTQAAARAALRHADETLGSVAELAAQRDRVATALRELGFEVVPSDANFLLFGCFADAPRTWQRYLDEGVLIRDVGIAGYLRTTIGLAAENDEFLRVSAMLAGTEVISR, from the coding sequence ATGACCGACACCACGGTGGGCGCGCAGGCTCCCGCGGTTCCGGGCGCCGGGGCGACGCTCGACGATCTTCCGCTGCGGGAGAACCTGCGGGGTAAGAGCCCCTACGGCGCGCCGCAGCTGACCGTACCGGTGCAGCTGAACACCAACGAGAATCCGCATCCCCCGAGCCGGGCGCTCATCGACGACGTCGCCGAATCCATTCGCGCCGCCGCCGCCGATCTGCACCGCTATCCCGATCGCGACGCGGTCGCGCTGCGCGCCGATCTGGCCGCCTACCTGACCCGGCAGACCGGCGTCGCGGTGGATACCGCGAATGTATGGGCCGCCAACGGCTCCAACGAGATCCTGCAGCAGCTACTGCAGGCCTTCGGCGGGCCGGGGCGCAGTGCTCTCGGTTTCGTACCGTCGTATTCGATGCACCCGATCATCTCCGAGGGCATCGATACCGAATGGGTCGAGGCCAAGCGCAATGCCGACTTCTCCCTGGATATCGACTACGCGGTGTCGGTCATCGCCGACCGCCGCCCCGATGTGGTGTTCGTGACCAGTCCGAACAACCCCACCGGGCATTCGATCGCCCTCGACGGGCTCGAGCGTGTGCTCGAGGCCGCGCCGGGCATCGTGGTCGTCGACGAGGCCTACGGCGAATTCTCCGCTGTGCCCAGTGCGCTGGCGCTCATCGATCGGTACCCGGCCAAGCTGGTCGTCAGCCGGACCATGAGCAAGGCGTTCGCCTTCGCCGGTGGTCGGTTGGGGTATCTGGTCGCCGCACCCGCGGTGATCGAGGCGATGTTGCTGGTGCGCCTGCCGTATCACCTGTCGGTGGTCACCCAGGCCGCCGCCCGCGCCGCGCTGCGGCATGCCGACGAGACCCTGGGCAGTGTCGCCGAACTCGCCGCTCAGCGGGATCGGGTCGCGACGGCGTTGCGCGAGCTGGGATTCGAGGTCGTGCCCTCGGACGCGAACTTCCTGCTGTTCGGCTGTTTCGCCGATGCCCCGCGGACCTGGCAGCGGTATCTGGACGAGGGTGTCCTGATTCGCGACGTCGGCATCGCGGGCTATCTGCGCACCACCATCGGACTGGCCGCCGAGAACGACGAATTCCTACGCGTGAGCGCGATGTTGGCGGGTACCGAGGTGATCTCCCGATGA